Proteins from a genomic interval of Epinephelus fuscoguttatus linkage group LG16, E.fuscoguttatus.final_Chr_v1:
- the mertka gene encoding tyrosine-protein kinase Mer encodes MAQKAPGWFGVFLSTATLAIIVGSPVNAQHSGGRFHHPTRTSEPLVRPGHVSRIYLTPDQLRRLHFKPTIGTIKLSEGHEVKFNCSIDIPDARLEPNILWLKNGQDLAGNSQVVINELQTITDGVTTLLSTASINHVQRGDAGEYRCRLTINSRTVESQPITIEVQGLPTFIRQPEDRNVTRNSPFTLSCEAVGPPDPVQIRWLRDGLPDSDFHNSPSSFSVSGVDKYTQFSCEAYNTKGVTTSREANINIKVLPDPVSNVTVTARQSNKLMLSWSPGHDGFSPLTICHIRVKEVSRRQGEVMTTRFINVTVPPFQSEIPGLQAMTWYSMSVSCSNEVGASPVSMWIQSNTTEGVPSVYPRNVTAQLNESWLVVRWKPPPDDKINGILSGYDVIVRHGTQVNKFHSINTTVHIELQEFNTTYSVEVAACTQAGSGMVSPRVWLFVPQDKSVVSPSSSPDTAVPDSVYVVLGVVCGFCLLLLILWGAICVQNRTSDSWFGRLFGGEEKLPTVVQYKPQRSYNRSAIGITLENLGISEELQAKLQDVMVMRTLLSIGKVLGEGEFGSVVEGYLRQPDGTSEKVAVKTMKLDSFSQREIEEFLNEAACMKDFNHPNVIKLLGVCLEVGSGHFPKPMVILPFMKYGDLHSFLLRSRLGESPVFLPTQTLLKFMVDIALGMEYLSGRNFLHRDLAARNCMLRDDMTVCVADFGLSKKIYSGDYYRQGRIAKMPVKWIAVESLADRVFTVKSDVWAFGVTMWEIATRGMTPYPGVQNHEIYDYLLEGQRLKQPGDCLDELYEIMYSCWRADPLDRPLFTQLREMLEKLAEKLPESFSRDDIIYINTSFPEEDPDGETLPAEFPLLTSSPSCSHHVAENSVVTADIHGSLEEENDDDDDRYVVVISSDPSLRSPAADTPLLSSDSLSQANGDMGTDVMAVHHSSSDTSFLL; translated from the exons ATGGCACAGAAGGCTCCAGGCTGGTTTGGAGTTTTCCTCTCTACAGCAACCTTAGCCATTATTGTGGGGAGTCCGGTCAACG CTCAGCATTCAGGGGGCCGGTTCCACCATCCCACCAGGACTTCTGAACCTCTTGTGAGACCAGGCCATGTTTCAAGGATTTACCTGACTCCAGATCAGCTCAGACGGCTGCACTTCAAACCCACCATAGGCACCATCAAGCTGTCGGAGGGCCATGAAGTTAAATTCAACTGCTCCATCGACATCCCAGATGCCAGGCTGGAGCCCAACATCCTCTGGTTGAAGAACGGCCAGGACCTGGCAGGAAACTCACAGGTGGTGATCAACGAGCTCCAGACCATCACAGACGGGGTCACAACTCTCCTCTCCACTGCCAG CATTAACCATGTGCAGCGAGGGGATGCAGGGGAGTATCGCTGCAGACTGACCATCAACTCCAGAACTGTAGAGTCTCAGCCGATCACCATTGAGGTGCAAG GTCTACCAACGTTTATCCGGCAACCTGAGGACAGAAACGTAACCAGAAACTCACCCTTCACTCTGTCATGTGAGGCAGTCGGACCCCCAGATCCTGTTCAAATCCGCTGGCTCCGTGATGGATTACCTGATAGTGACTTTCATAACTCTCCCAGCAGCTTCTCTGTGTCAG GTGTGGACAAGTACACGCAGTTCAGTTGCGAAGCTTACAACACGAAGGGAGTCACCACCTCCAGAGAAGCAAATATCAACATTAAAG TGCTTCCTGACCCTGTGTCCAATGTTACTGTGACGGCGAGGCAGTCCAATAAGTTGATGTTGAGCTGGAGCCCCGGACATGATGGTTTCTCTCCACTAACTATATGCCACATCAGG GTTAAAGAGGTGAGTCGGCGGCAAGGGGAGGTGATGACCACCAGGTTCATCAACGTCACAGTGCCGCCTTTCCAGAGCGAAATCCCTGGGCTGCAGGCTATGACGTGGTACAGCATGAGTGTTTCCTGCAGCAATGAGGTGGGGGCTTCTCCCGTCAGCATGTGGATCCAGAGCAACACTACAGAGGGAG TGCCATCAGTATATCCCCGAAATGTCACAGCACAGCTGAATGAGTCCTGGCTGGTGGTCAGGTGGAAACCTCCACCggatgataaaataaatggcATCCTGAGTGGTTATGATGTTATTGTCAGACACGGCACACAAGTGAACAAG TTCCACAGTATCAACACCACGGTCCATATAGAGCTGCAGGAATTCAACACAACCTACAGCGTGGAGGTGGCTGCATGCACGCAGGCAGGGAGCGGCATGGTCAGCCCACGAGTCTGGCTGTTTGTGCCACAGGACA AATCAGTGGTGTCCCCGTCGTCCAGCCCTGACACCGCAGTTCCAGACTCTGTCTATGTTGTGCTGGGTGTGGTGTGCGGCTTCTGTCTTCTGCTGCTTATCCTCTGGGGGGCTATCTGTGTACAAAACCGTACTTCTGACTCTTGGTTTGG GCGGCTGTTTGGAGGTGAAGAAAAGCTGCCCACTGTGGTGCAATACAAACCCCAGAGATCCTACAATCGATCAGCCATAGGAATCACAC TTGAGAACCTCGGTATTAGTGAAGAACTCCAGGCCAAACTTCAGGACGTTATGGTCATGAGGACCTTGCTCTCCATTGGGAAGGTTCTTGGAGAGG GTGAATTTGGCTCAGTGGTGGAGGGATATTTAAGACAACCAGATGGAACATCTGAAAAAGTTGCTGTCAAGACAATGAAAC TGGATAGCTTCTCTCAAAGGGAGATTGAAGAGTTCCTGAATGAGGCAGCCTGCATGAAAGATTTCAACCATCCTAATGTCATCAAACTGCTAG GTGTGTGCTTGGAAGTAGGTTCAGGACATTTTCCCAAGCCCATGGTCATCCTGCCTTTCATGAAATATGGAGATCTACATAGCTTCCTGCTGCGCTCACGCCTGGGAGAAAGTCCAGTG TTCTTGCCCACTCAGACACTCCTGAAGTTCATGGTTGACATCGCTTTGGGTATGGAATATCTCAGCGGTCGTAACTTTCTGCATCGTGACCTGGCAGCTCGGAACTGCAT GCTGCGTGATGACATGACAGTGTGTGTAGCAGACTTTGGGTTATCCAAGAAGATCTACAGCGGAGATTATTACAGGCAGGGAAGAATAGCCAAAATGCCTGTGAAATGGATCGCAGTAGAGAGTCTGGCTGACAGAGTTTTTACTGTAAAGAGTGATGTT TGGGCATTTGGTGTTACCATGTGGGAGATTGCTACACGAGGCATGACGCCGTACCCTGGTGTCCAGAACCATGAAATTTACGACTACCTTCTTGAAGGACAGAGACTGAAGCAGCCGGGAGACTGTTTGGATGAGCT GTATGAGATCATGTACAGCTGTTGGAGGGCTGATCCACTGGACCGACCCTTATTTACCCAACTGCGAGAAATGTTGGAAAAGCTCGCCGAAAAGCTCCCAGAGTCTTTCAGCAGGGACGACATCATCTACATTAACACCAGCTTTCCTGAAGAGGACCCTGACGGAGAAACACTCCCTGCAGAATTCCCCTTGCTCACCTCATCACCTTCCTGCAGCCATCACGTGGCAGAAAATTCAGTCGTTACTGCAGACATTCACGGGAGCCTGGAGGAAGAgaatgatgacgatgatgatcgTTACGTGGTGGTGATCTCCTCTGATCCTTCCCTCAGATCTCCTGCAGCGGACACTCCTCTTTTGTCGAGTGATTCTTTAAGTCAAGCAAATGGAGACATGGGTACTGATGTGATGGCTGTGCATCACAGCTCAAGTGACACTTCTTTCCTGTTGTAA